In the genome of Nonomuraea sp. NBC_00507, the window GCGGGCCGACCACTGACCGCGCGGGCCGGTCGTAGAGCACGCCACAGGTCAGCCGCGCTGGCCGGCCGCTGCCCGCCGCCTGCCAACTGTCAGTCGTAGAAACCCAGCCGCCGCAGCTGTTTGGGATCGCGCTGCCAGTCCTTGAGTACGCTGATCCGCAGGTCCAGATAGACGCGCGTGCCCAGCAGCGCCTCGATCTGGGTGCGGGCCTTGGTGCCCACCTCCCGCAGCCGCTCCCCCTTGTGCCCGATGATGATCGCCTTCTGCGACGGCCGCTCCACGAACAGGTGCGCGTAGATGTCCAGCAGGTCGTCACGCCCCTCGCGGGGCAACATCTCGTCGACGACCACGGCGATGGAGTGCGGCAGCTCGTCGCGCACGCCCTCCAGCGCCGCCTCCCTGATCAGCTCCCCGACCAGCACCTGCTCCGGCTCATCGGTGAGCTGCCCGCCCTCGTAGAGCGGCGGCGACTCCGGCAGGTGCTCGATCAGCACGTCGGCCACCACGTCGAGCTGGTCGCCCGCCTGCGCCGACACCGGCACGATCGCCGCGAACTCCGCCACCTGCGACACCGCCAGCAACTGCTCGGCGATCTGCTGCTTGGAGGCCAGGTCGCACTTGGTCACCACGGCCACGACGGGCGTCTTCTTCACCGCGGACAGCTTGTCGGCGATGAACCGGTCGCCCTTGCCGATCGGCTCGTTGGCCGGCACGCAGAAGCCGATCACATCCACCTCGGTGAGCGTCGACAACACCAGGCTGTCGAGCCGCTCGCCGAGCAGCGTGCGCGGCCGGTGCAGGCCCGGGGTGTCCACGATGACGAGCTGGGCGTCGGGGCGGTGCACGATGCCCCTGATGGCCCGCCTGGTGGTCTGCGGCTTGGACGAGGTGATCGCGACCTTGGTCCCGACCAGGGCGTTCATCAGCGTGGACTTGCCAACATTCGGCCTCCCCACGAAGCAGGCGAATCCGGCGCGATGGCTGTCTGGCGAAGTCACACTCTGCATTGTGTCCCATCAACGAGCGTGTTCACGCCACCAGGTGAACGCCTCGGGCGCCACGAGCGGCGTCCACGGGGTCGTGCGCAGCTCGGCGAGCTCCCCCTCGGTCACCCATCGGTAAGCGTTGATCTCGACTCCGTCGGGCTCGGGCACACCCGAGACGAGCGCGCAGCCGTAGACGGCGATGACGTAGCCGCACTGGTGGCCGTTCGGATATTGCGTGCGGAACTCGGGGCCGCCGTAGACGCCGATCAGCCCGCGCACCGCGATCTCGATGCCGAGCTCCTCCTTGAGCTCCCTGACCACGGCGTCCTGCGGGCGCTCGTCGGGGTCGATGCCGCCGCCCGGCGCCGCCCAGAGCCCGACATCGCCGTGGCGGGCCACCAGCAGCCGGCCCGCGTCGTCGAACACGTAACCGGCCGCCGACGGCAGCATGAGCAAATCGGAGCCGACCTTCTCCCGCAACCTCGCCAGAAACGGCGACATCGGCATGTCAGCCCCGCAGGGTGCCGTCGGGACCGGCCACGAGCAGCGACTTGACGCCCAGCTCCGCGGCCACGGCCGCGTCGTCGGGGCCCGGCTCGCCGTCGGTCACGAGCGCGACCGCCTCCAGGGAACGCGCGCCGCTGGAGATCGCCATGGCCACCGCAACCTGCACCGCCGACAAGGTGAGCGAGGCAAGGGCCACGTTGGTCGCCGAGTAGGTGCGCCCGGTCTCGTCGCGTACGGCGGCCCCTTCGGGGGTGCCGTTACGCGCCCTGGCCGCCCGCGCCAACGTGATGATCTTGCTGTCTTCAGGATCGAGAGTCACGCGCACTAGGTTATGCGCCGGCCATGGCCAACGCAGCGGCGACCACCTTGCGGGTGCGGGTGCTGTCCACGTCGTTCATGCCGGTGTGGACCACCGACACGAGCGTGTCGCCCACCCGGGAGAACACGACGTCGAGCACGTACGGATAGCCGTGCAACCGGCCCTGCAGCCGCGCCCCCACGGCCTCGTCACCGGCGTCCTCGACCGGCAGCTCGCTCAGCCGCAGGTCGGTGCCGGAGGAGGTGCGTACCGCCCGGCACGACTCCCGTGCTCTGGCCAGCGCGTCGAGGTGCGCCTCGGCCTCTTCGCCCGCGTACCTCGCCAGGCCGACCGCGGCCTGCTCGCCCAAGCCGTCGCCCTGGTAGCTCACCGCCGCCTGGGCGGTCAGCGCGTGCGCGGGCGCACGGCCGCCGGCCGGCTCCAGCAGCGCCCGGCAGTTCCGGTCCGCGGGGCCGAACGGCATCCGCCACGCCTGCTCAGGACGAACCGTGAAGCCCTCGGGCAGCCGCGGCTCCTTGCGGAGCGCCTCGTGCAGCTGGGCCATGGCGCTCGGGTCGATGAAGCTCTCCGCGCCCTCGCCGCCGCATCCCGCCAGGGTGCAAGCGAGCAGGGCGCAACCGATGATCCCCTGTCTTCGTCTCATGATCCCCCCTGGCGCGAACCCTGCCCGACCAACTAATGCGGCAATCCATCGAAGGTCCCAGCAACACGCAAAAAGGGTGTTCTCATCCGGTTTTCTGGATGAGAACACCCTTTACGCCGATCAGCGTCTCAGCCGGCTACCCGACCGGGACGCTGTCGTCCCCCTGGATCCATCCTCTCGCCGCGAACCCCACCCGGCGATCGGATGCTTCCCCTCTGACACCCACCGCACTGGATGTCGTGATTAGAGAGTGCCGGAGGTCGCTTGCAGAAGACTTGTAGAACGCTTGCGGTATCCGTCCGCATTTGTCCCCCAGCCGCCCCCGCTCAGATCAGCCCACGTCACCACCTGTCCGCCGCTGCCCGGCACGTACCCGGCCATCGTGCCCTCCCAAGGGACGAGGAGGTCTCGGCGATGGACATTCGGAACCGGCACAACCGGCACCGCAGTCGCCGCCCAACAGGACCGGGCGGGACCGGGCGGGGCCGAGCGGAACGAAGGGCTAGTCGCGTTCGGCCGTGGCGGGGACGGCCTCGTCCTCCGGCGGCGTAACACGGTGAACCACGACGGTGCTGATGCGGTTGCGACGACCCGCCAAGGTCTCCGCGGTCAGCGACAGGCCGGCCACCTCCGCGTGGGACCCGGCGATCGGCACCCGGCCGAGGGCGTGGGCCAGCAACCCGCCCACGGTCTCCACATCGTCCACGTCGATCTCGACCTCAAACAGCTCGCCCAGCTCGTCGACCGGCATCCTGGCCGTCACCCGCAGGCCACCGCCGGGCACCCGCTCGACGCG includes:
- the era gene encoding GTPase Era, producing the protein MTSPDSHRAGFACFVGRPNVGKSTLMNALVGTKVAITSSKPQTTRRAIRGIVHRPDAQLVIVDTPGLHRPRTLLGERLDSLVLSTLTEVDVIGFCVPANEPIGKGDRFIADKLSAVKKTPVVAVVTKCDLASKQQIAEQLLAVSQVAEFAAIVPVSAQAGDQLDVVADVLIEHLPESPPLYEGGQLTDEPEQVLVGELIREAALEGVRDELPHSIAVVVDEMLPREGRDDLLDIYAHLFVERPSQKAIIIGHKGERLREVGTKARTQIEALLGTRVYLDLRISVLKDWQRDPKQLRRLGFYD
- a CDS encoding NUDIX domain-containing protein — its product is MPMSPFLARLREKVGSDLLMLPSAAGYVFDDAGRLLVARHGDVGLWAAPGGGIDPDERPQDAVVRELKEELGIEIAVRGLIGVYGGPEFRTQYPNGHQCGYVIAVYGCALVSGVPEPDGVEINAYRWVTEGELAELRTTPWTPLVAPEAFTWWREHAR
- a CDS encoding cytidine deaminase, producing MTLDPEDSKIITLARAARARNGTPEGAAVRDETGRTYSATNVALASLTLSAVQVAVAMAISSGARSLEAVALVTDGEPGPDDAAVAAELGVKSLLVAGPDGTLRG